One Gordonia pseudamarae genomic window, GACGGTTTCGGCCAGGGCAAGGTCCTGGTCAGCCCCTTCGGCTTGGCGCTGGCCACTGCCACCGTCGCGCGCGGTGGAAAGGCACCGGTGCCCACACTGATCCTGGGTAAACCGACCACGGTGAAGGGCGGCGACCGACCCGCCCTCGCCCCCGCGGTATTCACCGAACTGCGGTCGATGATGCGGGCCGTGGTCACCGGCGGCACCGCCGACCTGATCAACGGAATGGGCCAGGTGTACGGCAAGACCGGTGAGGCCGAGTTCGCCGGCGGCTCGCACGCCTGGTTCGCCGGCTACCGGGGCGACCTGGCATTCGCCACCCTCGTCGTCGGCGGCGGCGACTCCAACAACGCCGTCGCCGTCACCCGGGACTTCTTCGCCGGTCTCCCGCGCTGAGCACCATTCCCGCTACGCGGGAACCATCCAAGGGGAGTTGGACGATCGCTCAGAGTGTCGGCGGGCGATGGTTAGATGCTTCAAGTAGGCACATGAGGTCGAGGCGCGAACATGCGGACGGGGCGGACATGACGGCGGAACTGGGCACGGAACAGGCGGGGTTCGCGAAGATCGATGCCGATATCAACAGACAGTGGTCATGGGCGTCCTCTGCCGCCAAGATCCCGCAGATCACGAAGATCTCGGTGTCGGTTCCCGATGACTACGACCATGTGACCCTTACCGTCGCGGTCCGCGACGCCGATATCACCTTCGGTGAGGGGACCATCCACGACGGCGCGCTGGAAGAAGGCACATCGTCGGTGAGTTCGGTGTATGTGAGCTTGTCGCCGCGGGCGATGTCCCAGGTCGCCGAGCGGACGACAGCGGTGTGCGAAATCATTCTGCGGGACGCGACCACCAACAGCATCCTTACCCGGAACGATATCGACGTGCACATCCAGCCACGGGATCTGTGGTTCTGGATGGGTGATCCCCGGCACGGCGAAACACACGAGCGGCTGATCGCACAGCTTGCCGAACTCGCTGCGGCACCCGCCGACAACGATGCTGTCGCCGAAGCACTCACCGCGGAAAAAGATCAACTCGAGTACATGATCGCGATGCTGACGAACCAGGCATCGTTGCTGGCCCGCTCACTGCTGGCGTCATTTGTCCGGCCGAATCATCCGGAGGTCGCCGCCATCTCGAGGGAGGCCGCCGACGTCTTGGGCCGCACCACCGGGGAACCGAGTTTCAGCGCATTCCAGAACTCCGACGTGGAGAAGTCGGAGAAGGCCGTCGACGCGTCGGTCGCTGCGGTGTTCGAGGCGCTGCGGGCCCGTGCGATCGCCTACTCGGAGCCGCCACCGAACTGGGACTATTCGACGTCCGGGCAGCGTATCCGCGACCATGCGGAGGTGGCGCGCGGTGGGCTGGGAACCTGCCTGGACACCACCATCCTGATGGCGGCGGTCATCGAGCAGATCGGTTTGCATCCGGTGCTGGTGATGGTTCCTGGGCACATCTTTCTCGGGTTTTGGCGGCGAAACCCGGACGCGGGCGAAGGGCCGCGTCCGCAATGGTATCCTGACCGGCCGGTGATCGACAGCCTGGTGGACATCGCAGAACTTGTCCAGGGAGGGTGGCTCGGAGCGGTCGAGACCACTGCGGTGACCATAGGCAATTCCGTCGATGCGGCCACCGCTACCGCAACCGCCGGAAGGCAGCTCATCGAGGCCGTCAACGCCGGATCGATCACCATCATCGACGTTCTCGCCGCACGGCGGGCCGGGGTATCGCCGTTGCCGGTGGTCACCGACCGATCCGACGGCGTCACTGAGATCGTCGTCTACCGGCAGGGTGGCGTCCCCGAATCGGTTGACCAAGTGGACCAGGACAGCCCCGAGGCGTCGTTGCGCACCCGTCGGGTCGATGACCAGCCACCGCGATACCGTAAGTGGAAAGGGTCCTTGTTCAGTCTCACCGCGACAAATGCCCTGCTCAATCTGAAGTCGAACGCTCGGGTACAGCCGCTGCTGGTGCCCTCGGAAGCGCTTGGGCACCTTGAAGACGCACTTGCCGAAGATGTTTCGTTCGCGCTGCACAGCGGTCATGACATTCCCGACGTCTGGCGGGCGCGTGGTATCACCAACGCGGTGGACATGTGGGATTCGCCCGACCAGGCCACCCGCGACGACTTGATCGCTCACCTGCAGCAGCGGCGCCTGTACGTGCAGCGCATCTCCTATCGTGGCGACAAGGCCACCGTGCTGGCCGAGTCGACCTTCGTCAAAGAGATCCGGTCGATGGCGCATGCCGCGAAAACTGCCCGCGACGAACGCGGCATGAACCCGTTGTTCCTGTGCATCGGTATGCTGCGGTGGCCGTACAAGCCGGGCCATCTGGCCGAGGCGCCGATGATCCTGGTGCCGGTGACCATCGGTGTAACGCGCCGGCGCGGCGACCTCACCCTGTCGATCGATTCCACCCAGTCCACCGCGACCAACTCGGCGCTCATTGAATGGCTTCGCCGCGAACACGGCATGGTCATCCCCGAGCTGGAATCACCGATCACCGACCGGTCCGGCCTCGATGTCGATGCGGTCCTGCGCGGGGTGCGGACCGAGATCGCCCGCGCGGGAGTCCCGTTCGAGGTGACCGGGGAAGCGCGCCTGGCGTTGCTGGACCTGTCGCCGTTCCGGATGTGGCAGGACCTCAGCGCACACGCCGGTGAGTTCCTGGACCGGCCGCTGATCAGGCATCTGGTACACACCCCCACCGAACAATTCGTCGACCCGGCGGCGCCGGTCGAGGACGGCCGAACGCTGAGCCACATCGAAGAGTTGCACACACCGATTCCGGCGGACTCCACCCAGAAGCAGGCGGTCATCTGGGCGCGGGAGCGCCGCACCTTCGTGTTGCAAGGCCCACCCGGGACCGGTAAGTCGCAGACCATCACCAATATGGTTGCCGAATGCCTCCTCAACGAGTTGCGGGTGCTGTTCGTCGCCGAGAAAGGCACCGCCCTCGCCGTGGTGCAACGAAGGCTCGAACAGATCGGACTGGGGCCGTTCACGCTGAACTTGCACCACGAGGGTTCGAACGCGGCGCAGGTCCGCGCGCACCTGCGGCAGTCACTCGACGCCGTGGTTCACCCCGACACCCAGGCGATGGCGCACGCCCGTCGCCGGCTCCGTAGCGCCGCTCACGAACTGCGCGAATATCCCGACCACCTGCATAAACCCAATGCCGCCGGATTGTCGGCGTATCTCGCACACGATCACCTCATGGTCGCCGGTGACGGGCCTGCGATGGCGGTGCCCGATCAGCTGGTCGAATCGGATGCCGGAACGATCCAGCGATTGCGCGAGGTGCTGGGAGATCTGCCGCGGGCGGCGGCGGCGGCGCGGGTGGCACCGGACCATCCGTGGCGCCTGGCCGGACCGACACCGCGCGATTTCGATGTGGCGGCCGCGTCGGCCGCCATCTCGGACGTTCTCGATGGTGTCGAGTGGTGTACGACGCTGAGTGGTCCGCTGCGTGACCACCTGGACCGGGTCACCGAGCTCGGTCAGTTGAATCTTCTTGCCGCAGCATCACATCCACTGTTGCCGGTGGGTCAGGAACTGGCAGCGCTGGTGGATCCGTCCTGGCCCGGGCGGGCCGACGATGCGCTCGTGGAGGCGGGGCGCATGGTCGATGCGGCGCATGGTCTGCTCGCCGGTTTCGAGCCTGGAGTGCTCGGAAGCGACCTCGATGCCGTCGCGGCAGGTGTCGCGGAGGCAGCCGAATCCAGGCGGTGGGGCCGGAGCAAGCGGGTCGCGGAAGCGATGCTGCCGGTGGCCGAGTACGCCCCACCGGGTATCGACCTCACCCATGCCGACGATGCGGCCCGGATCGTGGGGCAGCTCATCGAGGCCGACAGGACCGCCCGGTCGGCCATCGAGATTCTGCGAGCGGTCCCCGGTTTCGGGCCCGCGGTGCCGGCCACACTGTTCGAACCCGACGCGCTTGCGTCGGTCCGGGAGCGCCGAGCCGAACTCGACAGGCTCACAACCATATTGCGGTCGACGGACGAATGGACCAGGGCCGTGTGTGCGTTGGCGGGGACCGGAGCATTGTCGGATCACCACATGAGGATCGCCGGGTTCGCTGCGGCACTGCCGAATCTGCTGCGGCAACTGAACGCCGCACCCGACGATGTGGCCGCATGGCAGGCGGGCCGGTCGATAGTCGCCGCCGTCACCGCCCATTCGGCCGCGTGGCGCCGCGATCATCGACAGGACCGTCTGTTGGCCGTCCAGAAATGGATGAGCATGCAGCAACTGCTGCATCCGCTGCGCGTGGCCGGCATGGATCAAACCCGCATCGACATTCTCGACGGGAGGCTCGCAGCCAGTGGCTGCGAGGAGGCGTTCGAACGTGGAGTGGCACAGACGTCCCAGGCCGAAAGGATTCGCGCAGCGGGGCTCGATCGGTTCGACAACATCGCCCACGATGGGCTCGTCGACACCTATGCGCAGGCGCAGCACGAGATTCGGCGTCAGTGGGTCACCGACGGGCCGGCCGCGCTGCTGGCCGCTCGCGGCGGTGGCGGCAGGGGAACAGAGACCGGAGGTTTGGCCCGGGAACTGGAGAAGACCAGGCAGAAACTCGGTACCCGCGCATTGCTGCGCAAGCACGCGGCCGCTGTTCAGCAGCTCACCCCGCTCGTGCTCTGCAGCCCGTCGTCGGTCGTCGACCTCATCGAGCCGGGGGCGATGGATTTTGATCTGGTGGTCTTCGATGAGGCATCGCAGATCACCGTTCCCGAGGCGATCGGGGCGCTGGGCCGGGCCAAGGCGGCCATTGTCGTCGGCGACAGCAAACAGATGCCGCCCACTAAGGTGATCGCGGGCGGTTCCGGCGCCGATGAGGAACTCGACGACGATGCTGAGGAGATCATCGAGGACCAGGAGTCGATCCTGAGTGAGTGCGAACTCGCGCGGGTGCCGACCGTCAGTCTGGCCTGGCATTATCGTTCGCAGGACGAGGCGTTGATCGCCTTCTCCAACAGTGCCTACTACCGGGGTGCCCTGAGCAGCTTCCCCACGCCCACCCTGATGTCGGATGCGACCGGGATCGAATTCCGGCGGGTCGACGGCCGGTATCTGCGTGCCGGCAGCACCGCTGTCGACCTGGGGGAGGGGATCAGTGCCGGCAGCAATACCAACCCCGTTGAGGCACAAGCGATTGTCGCCGCCGTGCACGAACTGGCCCGGCGTGCGGACTCGCCGCCGTCGTTGGGTATCGTCACCTTCAATGAGCAACAGCGTCAACTGATCTCCGATCTGCTGATGATGAGCGAGGACCCGGCGGTAGTGGCGATCCTCGACGAGAACCGGATGGGTGCCGCCGACGTTCTGTTCGTCAAAGCCCTCGAACAGGTTCAGGGCGATGAACGAGATACGATCATTTTCTCGATTGCTTTCTCCAAACAGGCGAACGGTAGGATTCCCACCAACTTCGGTCCGCTCTCCAACGGTGGCGGCGAGCGACGATTGAATGTCGCGGTCACCCGTGCGCGCCGCAAGAACGTCGTCTTCTGTAGCTTCGATCCCGCTGAACTCGACGTGGCCGGTGCGACGTATCAGGGCCCCAAGGATCTGAAAGCCTTTCTCTCATTTGCCAAATCATCCGGAATCATGGATCTGGGCGAGCTCGCGCCGGGGCAGTCGGCCCGGCAGGTGCTGCGGGACAGGCACCGTGACGACGTTGCGGCGGCCTTGCGGGCGTCGGGCCTGCACGTGATGACCGACGTGGGGTTGTCGAA contains:
- a CDS encoding DUF4011 domain-containing protein, whose amino-acid sequence is MTAELGTEQAGFAKIDADINRQWSWASSAAKIPQITKISVSVPDDYDHVTLTVAVRDADITFGEGTIHDGALEEGTSSVSSVYVSLSPRAMSQVAERTTAVCEIILRDATTNSILTRNDIDVHIQPRDLWFWMGDPRHGETHERLIAQLAELAAAPADNDAVAEALTAEKDQLEYMIAMLTNQASLLARSLLASFVRPNHPEVAAISREAADVLGRTTGEPSFSAFQNSDVEKSEKAVDASVAAVFEALRARAIAYSEPPPNWDYSTSGQRIRDHAEVARGGLGTCLDTTILMAAVIEQIGLHPVLVMVPGHIFLGFWRRNPDAGEGPRPQWYPDRPVIDSLVDIAELVQGGWLGAVETTAVTIGNSVDAATATATAGRQLIEAVNAGSITIIDVLAARRAGVSPLPVVTDRSDGVTEIVVYRQGGVPESVDQVDQDSPEASLRTRRVDDQPPRYRKWKGSLFSLTATNALLNLKSNARVQPLLVPSEALGHLEDALAEDVSFALHSGHDIPDVWRARGITNAVDMWDSPDQATRDDLIAHLQQRRLYVQRISYRGDKATVLAESTFVKEIRSMAHAAKTARDERGMNPLFLCIGMLRWPYKPGHLAEAPMILVPVTIGVTRRRGDLTLSIDSTQSTATNSALIEWLRREHGMVIPELESPITDRSGLDVDAVLRGVRTEIARAGVPFEVTGEARLALLDLSPFRMWQDLSAHAGEFLDRPLIRHLVHTPTEQFVDPAAPVEDGRTLSHIEELHTPIPADSTQKQAVIWARERRTFVLQGPPGTGKSQTITNMVAECLLNELRVLFVAEKGTALAVVQRRLEQIGLGPFTLNLHHEGSNAAQVRAHLRQSLDAVVHPDTQAMAHARRRLRSAAHELREYPDHLHKPNAAGLSAYLAHDHLMVAGDGPAMAVPDQLVESDAGTIQRLREVLGDLPRAAAAARVAPDHPWRLAGPTPRDFDVAAASAAISDVLDGVEWCTTLSGPLRDHLDRVTELGQLNLLAAASHPLLPVGQELAALVDPSWPGRADDALVEAGRMVDAAHGLLAGFEPGVLGSDLDAVAAGVAEAAESRRWGRSKRVAEAMLPVAEYAPPGIDLTHADDAARIVGQLIEADRTARSAIEILRAVPGFGPAVPATLFEPDALASVRERRAELDRLTTILRSTDEWTRAVCALAGTGALSDHHMRIAGFAAALPNLLRQLNAAPDDVAAWQAGRSIVAAVTAHSAAWRRDHRQDRLLAVQKWMSMQQLLHPLRVAGMDQTRIDILDGRLAASGCEEAFERGVAQTSQAERIRAAGLDRFDNIAHDGLVDTYAQAQHEIRRQWVTDGPAALLAARGGGGRGTETGGLARELEKTRQKLGTRALLRKHAAAVQQLTPLVLCSPSSVVDLIEPGAMDFDLVVFDEASQITVPEAIGALGRAKAAIVVGDSKQMPPTKVIAGGSGADEELDDDAEEIIEDQESILSECELARVPTVSLAWHYRSQDEALIAFSNSAYYRGALSSFPTPTLMSDATGIEFRRVDGRYLRAGSTAVDLGEGISAGSNTNPVEAQAIVAAVHELARRADSPPSLGIVTFNEQQRQLISDLLMMSEDPAVVAILDENRMGAADVLFVKALEQVQGDERDTIIFSIAFSKQANGRIPTNFGPLSNGGGERRLNVAVTRARRKNVVFCSFDPAELDVAGATYQGPKDLKAFLSFAKSSGIMDLGELAPGQSARQVLRDRHRDDVAAALRASGLHVMTDVGLSNFRLDLVVGRPDRPERPLLPVLLDGESWRHRNTISDRDILPVDVLTNLMGWPKVARIWWPMWLQNRELVIEEIHTAADEAEAELDRRAPVIEPPRIPNPSDSSISDPEVSDAAARDLVKADAGARSPVTTEAIELHDYSEPEPAAQGVVDEAPAQPDREPVDLIRNDLPVVVGEGVGAPELAEVRSAPVVTAPQAEPSPESTPVIGEFRAAGEDVVGERATLDSLPDRTAVKIVRAELRDVIATEAPIRIDRLARIVAHRHDLHRVSAARFRAIDAVVRTLVVAESYRASQIFGDFVWPDHIDAATWTGYRTGGGPGRAFGEIAPEEIANAMCAVQSDHPDIDEDQLFRETAAIFGTTRLGKIVRTRLEDVREHHLDQAGVRAAL